One genomic region from Prevotella sp. Rep29 encodes:
- a CDS encoding prolyl oligopeptidase family protein, giving the protein MKKKICMLAVFALPLTVGAQSIQYPVTEKGTTVDTYFGTEVKDPYRWLEDDRSAKTAAWVEAENAVTDSYIRKIPFRSKLLKRLKEVSNYEKVGTPFKRHGKWYFYKNDGLQNQSVLYVMDELGGTPRVFLDPNKLSDDGTVALKGIYFSHNGKYMAYSVSRSGSDWTEFYVMDVATGQLLNDHVEWTKFSGAAWYKDGFYYSTYDRPTAGKEYSHINEGHKIYYHKIGTPQSEDELFYQNPAHPKRFYSVSVNEEETMMFLYESGEGNGNGLYVRDLRKPNSQFIQMTSNMDFDNSVVEIVGDKIYLFTNDGAPKNRIMVTDIAHPGRKDWKVFIPEGENVLQSAGLYDWKWILKYSQDASTHIYLYGDNGQRIREIKLPGVGSASFSGDKDQKEMFYTFSTFTVPGTIYRYDVAQDKSTLYAAPKVNFNLNGFESKQVFFTSKDGTRVPMFLTYKKGMKLNGNNPVYLYGYGGFNLGMYPGFSATRIPFIENGGIYVLVNLRGGNEYGEEWHLAGTKMRKQNVFDDFISAAEYLIANKYTNKNKIAIIGGSNGGLLVGACMTQRPDLFRVAIPQVGVMDMLRYHKFTIGWNWAPDYGTSEDSKEMFEYLKGYSPLHNLKKGVEYPATLVTTADHDDRVVPAHSFKFAATLQECHKGDRPVLIRIDSKAGHGSGKPMSKVLEEQADIYGFIMYNLGMKVK; this is encoded by the coding sequence ATGAAGAAGAAAATTTGTATGCTGGCGGTATTCGCATTGCCGTTGACCGTCGGTGCTCAGAGCATTCAGTATCCTGTGACGGAAAAGGGGACGACGGTCGATACCTATTTCGGAACGGAAGTGAAAGACCCTTATCGCTGGTTGGAGGACGACCGCAGTGCGAAGACTGCGGCATGGGTAGAGGCAGAAAATGCCGTTACCGACAGCTACATCCGGAAGATTCCTTTCCGCTCGAAGTTGCTCAAACGATTGAAAGAGGTGTCTAACTACGAAAAGGTAGGCACACCGTTCAAGCGTCACGGCAAGTGGTATTTCTACAAGAACGACGGTTTGCAGAACCAGAGTGTGCTCTACGTGATGGACGAACTGGGCGGTACGCCGCGCGTGTTCCTCGACCCGAACAAACTGAGCGACGACGGAACGGTGGCTTTGAAGGGCATTTACTTCTCGCACAACGGGAAGTACATGGCTTACAGCGTGTCGCGAAGCGGTTCCGACTGGACGGAGTTTTACGTGATGGATGTCGCTACGGGGCAGCTCTTGAACGACCATGTGGAGTGGACGAAGTTTTCCGGAGCAGCGTGGTATAAGGACGGTTTCTATTATTCCACCTACGACCGCCCGACTGCCGGCAAGGAATATTCACACATCAATGAGGGGCATAAAATCTATTACCACAAAATCGGCACCCCGCAGAGCGAGGACGAACTGTTCTATCAGAACCCTGCCCACCCGAAACGCTTCTACAGCGTGAGTGTCAACGAGGAAGAGACGATGATGTTCCTCTACGAGAGTGGCGAGGGAAATGGCAACGGACTCTACGTGAGAGACTTGCGCAAGCCCAACAGCCAGTTCATCCAGATGACGTCAAACATGGACTTCGACAATAGTGTCGTGGAGATTGTCGGTGACAAAATCTATCTGTTCACCAACGACGGAGCGCCGAAAAACCGCATCATGGTGACCGACATCGCGCATCCGGGACGCAAAGACTGGAAGGTGTTTATCCCCGAAGGCGAGAATGTGCTGCAAAGTGCGGGGCTGTACGACTGGAAATGGATTCTGAAATACAGCCAGGACGCATCAACCCACATCTATCTCTATGGCGACAACGGGCAGCGCATCCGTGAAATCAAACTCCCCGGCGTCGGCTCGGCAAGCTTCAGCGGCGACAAAGACCAGAAGGAAATGTTCTATACCTTCTCAACCTTTACCGTTCCCGGAACCATCTATCGCTATGACGTGGCTCAGGACAAGAGCACACTCTACGCAGCACCGAAGGTGAACTTCAACCTGAACGGCTTCGAGAGCAAGCAAGTCTTCTTCACCAGCAAGGACGGAACGCGTGTGCCGATGTTCCTCACCTACAAGAAAGGCATGAAACTCAACGGCAACAATCCCGTCTATCTCTACGGCTACGGCGGCTTCAACCTCGGCATGTATCCCGGATTCTCTGCCACACGCATACCGTTCATTGAGAATGGCGGCATCTATGTGTTGGTCAACCTGCGCGGCGGCAACGAGTATGGAGAGGAGTGGCACCTCGCTGGAACGAAGATGCGCAAGCAGAACGTGTTCGACGACTTCATCTCGGCAGCCGAATATCTCATCGCCAATAAGTACACGAACAAGAACAAGATAGCCATCATCGGCGGTTCAAACGGCGGTCTGCTCGTCGGTGCCTGCATGACACAGCGTCCCGACCTCTTCCGCGTTGCCATCCCGCAGGTGGGTGTGATGGACATGCTGCGCTATCACAAGTTCACCATCGGTTGGAACTGGGCGCCCGACTATGGCACGAGCGAAGACTCAAAGGAAATGTTTGAATACCTGAAAGGCTATTCGCCGCTGCACAATCTGAAGAAAGGAGTCGAATATCCCGCCACGCTCGTCACCACTGCCGACCACGACGACCGCGTCGTTCCGGCACACTCGTTCAAGTTTGCTGCCACGCTGCAGGAGTGTCACAAGGGCGACCGCCCCGTGCTCATCCGCATCGACAGCAAGGCAGGCCACGGCAGTGGAAAGCCGATGAGCAAAGTGCTCGAGGAGCAAGCCGACATCTACGGCTTCATCATGTATAATCTGGGAATGAAGGTCAAGTAG